In Spirosoma pollinicola, the genomic window AAAGTGGTCCATGATCCCGTCGAAGGGCGCTCTTACCTCTGTGAAGCCAAGGTGTATCTGAGCAACAGATACTTCTGCTTTTGCTTTATCCAGCTTGGCTTTGGCCAGAGCTAATTCGTTTTTCGAAACGATATTACTATCGGCCAGTAATTTTGTGTTTTTGAATTCGACGTCAACGTAATTGGCTTCGGCCTGGGCTTTCAGTAGTTCAGCCTGATACTGTATAGGCAGAATTTGAAACATAAGCTGCCCTTTTTTGACGTACTGCCCTTCGTCCACGAAAATTTTCTGCAGATACCCCTTTTCCAGTGCTCTTATTTCGATGTGCTGGATAGACCGAATTTGAGATACGTAATCATTTGTGATTGTGGTATCTTTTTTCAGTGGGCTGGTCACCAAATAGTTGACTTCTTCTTCCTTCTCTTCTTGTTTTTCAGCACAGCTTGTCAGGCCTAAGATGGCGCACAAGCTTACGAGCATCAGCAATCTATTCATAACTATCCTATTTTTTATACGAAACCAATTTGGGCGGTATGCCATAAATCACGCTTAATTTATACTCAGGTTATTGGCGCCTTCGTCGCATTGAAGAAGGCCTTGCTGGTCAGAAAGAAGTCGAAGAGCTTAGTCGCCAATGGGCTTAGGATTTATTAATACAAAGGTATTTTACCCATAGGCGGGGTACATTAAAAAAAACTTAAGGACCGATTAGAAATTCTTTAAACAATTAGATTTATAGGATAATACCGGGGATTATACATGTTTTCGCAAATTTCATATCATTTACATTGTACTATTTTAACAATAAATTGTTAAAAGATCAGTCTTAATAAGGCCAAATTAAAGGCCCATGAAATCAATATTAAAAGTGGATTAGAACTTTTTAATAGGTTTAAATGAAAGGCTTAAGTTGAGTAATTTGGCAGTGCTTAAACGTTATGATCATGCGAATTTTAATTGTTGATGAAGATATAAAACTGGCATACTCTCTAAAACACAGCCTTAAAGAGTATGGCTTTAGAGTATCCATAGCGCTGGATGGGGCCACCGCTCGTAAGCAGGTCGAGTTTGGTGGTGTCAATCTGGTTATACTGGAAACTAATTTGTCAGATATGAGCGGCTATGAGCTATGTCGTGACATCCGCGCTCATAATCATCAGCTCCCAATAATTATCCTTACCACTTACGGAACGATTGAACATAAACTGGCCGGTTTTGACGCCGGGTCGGATGACTATATTGTCAAGCCTTTTGAGTTCAGGGAGTTGCTGGTCCGGATTAAAGCTAGTATCAAGCGCAGTTATCAATCCTATGAGCCTGGTTTAGGTGAGTCAACACTGTTAACAATGGCCGACTTAACACTGGATTTACGAACAAAGACTGTAAATCGGGCCGGTAATAAACAGATCAGTGTGACACCCCGTGAGTTTGCTATTCTGGAGTATTTCTTGCGCAATCAGGGAACGGTACTGAGCCGCGAAGAAATCGCAGAGAATGTATGGGATATGCCTATCGATGCAGGTGCCAATCTGCTTAATGTATATATTAATTCGTTACGTAAAAAAATTGACAAGGATCACGATATAAAACTAATTCACACCAGAAAGGGAATTGGTTTTGTAATGAAAGAATATACAAATGTCTGAATTTTTACTGGTCTACAGTCTGTGTGAAAAAATCCCTAAACTATTCACGCAGGAATAAAAGTAAATTTTATCCACAGAGGCACAAAGGGCACAGAGATCTAATAATCCGATAGTCGACTATCGGATTATTAGATCTCTGTGCCCTTTGTGCCTCTGTGGATAAAATTTTACTTAGCGCCCTAATTTAACACGTTGACTCGGTGAGCCAAGCAAATCCTATTTAAGATGATGCATTACACTAAGTAAGGCACTTGAGATTGTTATAGCTTGATTTTCGGGAAGTGTGCTATAGTCTACGTAGAACTCTCCCAGAAGGCGATTCTGCCTAAAGTTTAAGTAACTGCTTATTGACAGTTAAATTACCTGTTTCACCAATTACTTGATAATCAAATTCATCGCATTGATTTTCTCATCAAAAGAATAGTTAGTAAAAGAACTAAACAATTTTTAAACCAATATAATAAATTTTAAATACATAAATATACCATTAAATTGAAAAATAGGTAGATAATTTGTTATAATTTTACAGTTTAAGTAACAAACCCTTCACCGTAACCTGTATGATTAAAAGTCTATTTTCTATTCTACTGATAGCTTTTTTCTTACCCAGCTATGGGCAACGAGTCCTTGTCGGGAAGTTTGAGGCAGAGAGTTTTATAGCCAAACAGGGCGTAAGTACAGAAATAACAGCCGATACTGATGGAGGTATGGATGTTGGCTGGATTGCCGACAACGGCTGGATGGATTATGCCGTTCAGGCCCCAGTTGCCGGGTACTATACATTCAACTTTCGGCTGGCAAACGGCTTTAGCGATAATGCCACGCTACAGTTGAGAGCGGCCAACGGAACCGTATTCGCCCAGATTCTTGTGCCGCGCACGGGGGGTATGCAGAGCTGGAAAACTGTAGGCGTAACCGCCTTGCTTCCTGCCGGTACGCAGACCCTCCGATTGTTTGCTCTGAAAGGCGTTTTTAGTATCAACTGGTTCAATGTGCGGGGACCCAAAGCATTGCCGGGCCGGATTCAGGCAGAAGACTATGACGCTATTAACGATGTTCGCCCCGAAACCACGCTCGATATTGACGGTGGGCAGGATATGGGCAATATCGACGATGGCGATTGGCTGGACTTTAATGTTAACCTTGCCACGGCAGGCACATATACAGTCAATTTTCGAGTGGCCAACAACTACGGCAACGGACTGATCGAGTTCAGAAATTCCGCCGGTGCCACGCTGGGTCAGGTAGGCATTCCCCGAACATATGGCTGGCAAAACTGGACAACGGTTAGCCTGACAACCAATCTGTCAGCGGGAAACCAGTTGTTGCGGATAGTTGCCGTCCGAGGTGCGTTTAACTTCAACTGGTTCGAAGTTGTACGGCCCGCTCCTCCATTGCCTAAACCAGTTCTCACGTTTGCGGATTTAGCTGCTAAAACGGCGGGCGATGCCTCATTCAATCTGGCAGCTACAAGTACAAACACTCAAACGCCCATTACGTTTACCTCATCCAATCCACAGATTGTTTCGGTTTCGAACACCAATGGGGTATGGAAAGCAACGCCCCTTGCGGTGGGCTCGGCTACAATTACGGCCTCGCAGGTGGCCAGCACAACCTATGCAGCCGCCGACAATGTGACCCGTACGCAGGTTGTTCAGGCCGTTCCCTCTGTGGTGCTGGGCAGCAAAATTACCCTCGACCCCAAGCGGTGGTATCAGCTAACGAATGCCACCTACGGTCTGGATCAACTGTTTGATGGGGTAACCAACGTAAATGTTCTGACGGGCTGGGGAAAAGTGCTGGACAACTATGACGCCTATTACCCCCTGCTCAACGGCGAAAAAATGACCCTAGAAAGCATTAAGTTCTTCGACTTCGAGGGTATTTTCAAAGATAAACCAATGACCCTGTCGGTCATTACCGATACGTGGCAGCGAATTCCTATTGCGACCTTCACCGGGGAGATTTATAACGGCTGGGTAGGCCCTTATCCCGGCCGTACACTGGCAGGAAATGCGTTGTTTAAACTGGATGCTTCGGTTTCCAATATCCGGTATCTGGTATTGACCATCCAGAGCGGTATGCCCACAGAAATGGAGTTGTATGGCTCCTATACCCCTCCTACCGCAGTAGCAACGCCCATTCCGAAAAAAGCCATTAAGCTACGGGATATGTTCGGAGTCAACGCCTTCGAGTGGAATTTTGAGGATGGAAATTCGCCCTGGCAGATCAATGAGCCGAAGATGAACATGGTCAAAAGCTTTGCCGGTATTCGGCATTATATGGATTGGAGCAAACTCGAATCAGCGCCGGGTGTGTATTCCTATAATCCAACTATTTCGGGTGGCTGGGATTACGATGCGATGTACCAGCGGTGCAAAGACGCCAATATAGATGTTCTGGCCTGCCTGAAAACACTACCTACGTATATGGTCGACACTTATCCCACCGATCAGCGAGATTACGAGAATGTGCCGGTTCGATACGGGAAAGATTTCGCCAATCCGCTGTCATATATCGAACAGGCCAAAGTCGGTTTTCAGTATGCAGCCCGTTATGGCCGAAACACCGCCGTAAACCCGGCTTTATTGAGCGTTAACCAGACACCCCGATGGACAAACGACCGGGTCAATACCATTAAAATCGGTCTGGGATTAATCAAGTATATCGAATGTGATAACGAACGCGACAAGTGGTGGAAAGGCCGCAAAGGCTACCAGACGGCCCGGGAGTACGCAGCCAATTTATCGGCGTTTTACGATGGCCATAAAAATACAATGGGACCGGGCGTTGGGGTGAGAAATGCCGATCCCACCATGAAAGTTGTGATTGCAGGCCTGGTAAGCGGCCCGGAATATGTGCGGGCTATGATCGACTGGTGCAGGGAATTTCGGGGGTATAAGCCTGATGGCACCGTTAATTTATGCTGGGACATCATTAACTTTCACATATATGTAACAGACGATGCCAGTCTGTCGCAAACAGGCTCGGCAACCCGGGGTGCAGCCCCGGAGGTAACAACGGACAATTTGAGACTAACGTCGTTCGTACAAATGGCCCACGATTATGCCTATGATATGCCCGTCTGGATTACCGAAGCAGGCTATGACGTGGCACAGACCAGCCCGTTAAAAGCCATTCCGATTGGTACCAAAACGGCCTTGCAAACCCAGGGCGACTGGATTTTACGCATGTGCCTGTTTAGTGCCCGCTTAGGCATAGAAAAGCTGTTTTATTATGAGATGTATGACGACAATTCGGCTGGTGGTCGCTTTGGTTCATCCGGTTTGGTTGAGTCAAGTCCAACGCTGGCCCGCCGACCCGCTGCCGATTATATGTATCAAACCGCGAAACTGTTTGGCGACTATGTGTACAAGGAAACGATTAATAAGGACCCCATTGTTGATCGTTATGAAGCCAATGGCAAGTCAGTTTATGCCATCGTAGTCCCTGATGAGAAAGGCCGAACAGCCCCTTATACCCTCAGCTTACCGACAGGATCAACCGCCCGAATCTACCGCCCGAAATCGGGTGCTGATGACATGGCTGTGGAAGAGGTGCCCATTTCAGGTGGTAAAATCACCCTCACCGCAACAGAAACACCCCTGTTTGTTATGGCTGTACCGGTTTCAGGAGCGCGCGAAGCCACTGAACTCCCTGAAAGTGCAGAAAACCCAAGCCTGCACACAGCCCTAACCGTTTATCCTAACCCGGCGTCGAACAGTTTTACGGTTACCGTCAATAATAAGAGTTTGGCCGATCTGGAGTTGACGCTCTTCGATGCGAACTTGGGTAGGCTGCATAAGCAATTAACTATCCAGAAAAACGATCAGATTATGTCACATTCCGTCGACCTGTCTGAGTTGCCAATGGGGACCTATATCATTGAATTTAAACAGGGAATGGAACGTGAATTCCGTAAACTGGTGAAGGAGAACTAGCGTTCCTTCGAATAGCCCTTCTCAGACTCCTTTTTTCAACCACCTGCTATTCTATTACAATAAGGTTTTTTAACCACAGAGACACAAAGAGCACAGAGGTTTTAGGGTGAAGAGTAACCCCTGAATCTCTGTGCTCTTTGTGTCTCTGTGGTTAAAACAGTTTAGTTAGGTAGAACACTATCGAAACTTCAAATTGGCTCATGCAGGCAAAATTAAATTCTGCAAGATGGGTCAATCGTCCGATTCGCTGGAAATTGGCGTATATTTCTCTAGGGAAATTGTTCTGATATGAAGCTGTGTACGTTAATTTTTCTATTCGCTGGCATTGCCACCTGTCTATTTGGGCAAACAGGTAAACTTTCGGGTCGCGTACTCGATGCGAAGACGCTACAGCCACTCCCCTTCACCAACGTGTACATAAACAATACAACCATTGGTACGTCGGCCAATGCATCCGGTGAATTTACGCTGGTTAACCTGCCCGTTGGCACCACCGAAATCGTCTTCTCATTTCTTGGCTATATTCCGCAAAAGCAAAAGATTATTGTAAGTGAAAAGACCATTAGTACAATCACTATTCAGCTAACTCCTGATGCGCAACAGGTATCAGAAGTACAGGTAAAAGCGGGTCGGGATAAAGCCTGGGAAAAACAACTTAGGCGTTTCGAGCGGGTTTTTCTGGGCAATACGTCCAGTTGCAAAATTCTTAATTCGTGGGTATTGAATTTTACAGAAGAAGCTAATTCCATTACGGCCAACGCATCGCTTCCGCTGGAAATTGAAAACCGTCTGCTAGGCTATAAACTCTTCTTCCAATTGAAAAAATTTGGCTCCTCCAGCACTGGTTTTTTCATTGTAGGTGATGTACGGTTCACAGAATTAGAAACCGCCGATGCATCAACAGCTTTAAGCTGGACGAAAAATCGGGAACAGGCTTATCGTGGGTCTGTAAAGCATTTAATGAAATCAATACTCGATAAACAAATAGCCAGACAGGGTTTTTCAGTATATCGGGATAAAATAAACGGAAAACTCCATAACACGAACTTTACTATTGATCTTCAGCAAAACCTTATTCCTTATGATACAACGGCCATCGTTACGGCCAGTTCAAGCGTAAATGAATACCGAATTTCCATGAAAGAAAAAATGGAAGTGATTTATACAAATGACTTTACGCAAACCAGTTTTTATACAGACTTGCCCAATCCTGTTAGCTGGCTCGATGCAACAAATGGCTATGTGCTGGTCAACAAAGAAGGCACCCTGCTCAACCCAACCCAGGTCATCATAGCGGGCACGATGGCCGATGCTCGTGTTGCCAGTATGCTGCCGCTCGATTACAAACCGGGTAGCCGAATCGTTATCCAGTCTCCAACCAGCTTATTGGCAAAAAAGCTACAGGAAAAAGTATACCTGCACACCGACAAGCCCTATTACTACCCTGGCGACAATATCTGGTTCAGTGCCTACATGACCTACCGAACGCCCGGTTTGATGGATACACTTAGTAAAGTACTTTATGTAGACTTAATTAACGTGTCTCGAAAAACGAGCAAGCAACTTATCCTTAAACTCGATAGCGGAAGGTCGGCCAGTGCGTTCAAACTACCCACAACAATAGCCCCCGGTAATTATATTCTGAGAGCCTATACGCAGTGGATGAGAAACTACGGAATAGACCAGTTTTTTTATAAACCAATTAGCATTCTACCGCTTGATCAGGGTGTCGTTTCCACTTCGTCTAAAGCTATTTCAGATGCTGTACTAAAAATTTCATTTGATAAAGATATTTATAAAAAAAGAGACAAAGTAAATATGGTTTTCAGCCTTGATTCAACTGAGCAAACTGATATAATGAAAGGCACTTTTTCGGTATCGGTAGTTGATGAAACAGTCGCCAGCCCGTTCGGCGAATCAACATCCATAAAAAGCAATTTTGAATTACCTGATTTATCGCAAAACACACCCCCTCAACTCAACTTTCCTATCGAAACCGGCATTACCATTCAGGGTGTTTACCAGGATAAAAAAGGGAAAGGAAAGAAAACAACATTCACGTTACTACCCGAAAATCTTGGCGGTATTTATCCGGTAACTACAGGATCTGTTGGCCAATTCTCATTGACAAATTTATCCATCTACGATAGTACAAAATTTGTTGTTCAGCCAGCAGATGGCAAGATTCGACTATTCGGGAATGATGTACCCGAATTACCCGAAAACTTACCGGCATTTTCGTTACCGCAGACACCCCTAAAAACACCCCATGTTGTTTATTCACTGGACAGCCTTCAGGCAAAAATACTGGAGGCCGTTACGGTATCGGCAAAGAAAATAGTCAAGTATGAAAGTTCGTATGGGCAACCCGACCAGATAATTACAGGAGAAAGCATAGAAAGTTATGCTACCATTGCCGAAGCCATTGCGGCTAAATTGCCTTCGTATAAACTAATTTATGATCAAACGAACTGGTATCTGATCTGGGCCAGAGCCAGTGTGCCAACCAGCACCGATATACGCACTGGCTCTTCGCTGGCTTCGCATGAGCCTACTTTGTATGTCAATAATGTACTGGTAGTTGGGGAAACCACAGGCGACAGGCTGATGCAGTTAAACCCAAGTCTCATCGACCATATAGAATTGAACGGAATGATAACGTCCAATCAGGGGGCAAACGGCTCAAGCGGCCTTATCAATGTATTCACCAAACGAACTTCAGAAGTCAATTCGAAGCCCTTATCGGTCCTAAAAGTTCGGGGATTCGATCGTGAAGTGCCCTTCATTTCTGTCAATTATGAGCGTTTGACACCTACTACCGACATCCAGGATTATCGCTCAACATTATACTGGAATCCCCGTATTAATCTAACCTCTACCCTGCCTTCTGCTGCGCTTTCCTTTTTCACATCCGACCAGACAGGCACTTACCGCGTGGTTGTAGAGGGTATTACCAACAAAGGTAATGCGATCCGATCAGAGGCCAGAATCAGTGTAATAAACTGACTAGCAGAGCATTGAAAAAAAAGCTCAGCTCTTTCTATTTCCAGCGTTGAACCATCTGTACCTTAGGCATGAACGCGGTATGTCCAACGCTTTTGCCATGTCAGCAACAGGTCGCGCCCGAAACCTGCTTCGGAGGGCAGGGCACAGTACCGTAGCTACAAAATACACAGCAATCGCCGTTAATAGGCCTGAGAACGCTATGACAGGATTGGCACTCATAGAAATACATACAGGCGTCTGTGGGCATATTTTCTGTATGGCTGGCTTTGCAAACCGGACAGGTAAGGATAGAGCTAGTAAGAATTGTGCTCATTGATTAATGCCATAAATGAGTCAATCGGGTAATTGCTTTTCAAAATAGCCGTACAACCAGGTACCCGCCACAGCACTCAGTAGCGTAATCAGCACTACGAGATAGCCACTGCCAATTTGAGCAAATAAAGGCCCCGGACAAGCCCCGGTAATTGCCCAGCCAAGCCCAAAAAGCAACCCGCCGTAGATTTGCCCTTTATGGAATTTTTTCGGCGCAATCACAACCGTTTCTCCCTGCAAGGTTTTGATATTGAATCGCTTGATCATAAATATCGAGAGCATACCCACGGCGATTGCACTTCCGATAACCCCATACATATGAAAGGAATCGAAACGAAACATTTCCTGTATACGAAACCACGAAATGATTTCGGCCTTCACAAACACTACGCCAAAAGCTACGCCCACCAGCATGTATTTCAGGTTGCCTGACCAGCTTTCGGCTTTCTTCATTTCGTTGGGCGCGTCGCAAACAAACGGTTGTTCGTCCACCCCGGAATCTGATTTACCTGTTAAGTTTGACATAGATCAGACAAGTTTAAAAATGAGCGGAAGCAGCAGGTGCGTCATCACGAATCCACCAATCATGAAACAGATGGTAGCCAGTAGCGATGGCCATTGCAGATTCGATATTCCCATAATCGAGTGGCCCGATGTGCAACCGCCCGCCCAACGGGTACCAAATCCGACAAGGAAACCTCCGATCACGAAGAAAAACAATCCCTTACGTGTGAAAATATTGGCCGGAGCGAACAAATCAGCGGGCATCAGTCCTGAAAAATCCTGAATACCAAACGCTTTTAAGGCACTTACTGTAGCTGGAGCGACCTCGATTTGATTAGGGTTTTGCAGAAAATGAGTCGCCAGAAAACCCCCTAATAATATACCTGTCACAAAAAAAAGATTCCACGCTTCGCGCTTCCAGTTGTAATTAAAATAGGAGATATTCAGCGGCAGGCAAGCGGCACAGATATGCCGTAATGACGAAGAAATACCAAACGATTTATTACCGATCAGCAACAGCGTCGGTACGGTCAATCCAATAAGTGGTCCGGCAACATACCAGGGCCAGGGTTGACGGATGATTTCAAGAAAGGACATATAAAATTTTAGAACTGATTATCGGTTGGTTTTTTGGATACTGTGTTTTCTTTTTTGCTTTATCCAAAAGACTCGCTGATTGGTAAGTATATTAACTTTCAATGCTACCTCATCAGTTCCAAAATCAACTCACGGTACAGGGCTTTACCCATCATCAATAAAAACGATACAACGTCTTCACGTCTGTTTCGAGAATGAAGCGGCCAGATCGGCTACCAGATAGCCCATTAACATGCCGTAGGGAATCATGGTTTGCCAGTTGGATTTAATGGGGCAGGTTCCTGAAACACAGCCAATCTCTTTCCAATAGAAAAATGCGATAACGGCACCTGCCAGCGCCCCCAAAATACCCCACTTGTAATTACTTAACCTCTTCATAGTCAATTTCGTCTACACGAGAATCCTCTTTCATTTTCCCAATTTTAGGGCTGCATCCGCCAGCTCCACAACCGGTATTCAGGAGTACCTGCAGCACGAAAAAACCACCCAGCAACCCTATCAATGGCTGGTGGTTCATAAACGACTGATACAGTATAATACCGCCCATAAACAGGCGAAGAATACGCATAAAGCCCCAGGGTTCGAGTAATGCTTTCATAGGGTATATAAACAATTTTTTACTATCTCCTCATTGATGATTTTCATGTCCTGATTCCATAAGTAGAGATAAGTAGTGGGTAAAAGTAGCCTGCCTCAACATACCTTTCTGTGACTAAAGTTACAGAGGCTTCAGGCGTTAAAGCATTTCGATTTTGTTCCGCATGAGTTGAATTTTTCCCTCCTTCTCCAGTTGCTTGAGCAGCCGGGAAATAACTTCACGGGATGTTGCCATTTCCTGAGCAATCTCCTCGTGAGTAATTGTCAGTTTACGACACTGGCAACTTTCGACTTTCTTGTGCAGATAAGTCAATAAGCGCTCATCCAGCTTATGAAAGATGACCTCGTCAATAGTTGCCAGCAGGTTGTCGAATCGTTTTTGGTAGGTTTGAAAGACAAACTGTTTCCAGGACGAGAAACGGCATATCCATTCGTCAATCTTCTCAACCGGAATGGCAATGAGTTCTGTTTCTTCCTCAACCACGGCCGTAATTTCGCTCTGTTTACTCCCCAGACAGCAGGTTAGGGACATAGCACAGGTGTCGAGTTCTCCCAAATAATACAAGAGCGCTTCCCGACCTTCTTTATCAGGTCGCATAATTTTTACCGACCCATTCAGGATAAATGGCACAGATCGGATGTATTCACCGGGCCGAATCAAATAGGCACCCATCGGCACTTTCTTGTATTGCCCGTATTTGATCAGTTCATCCAACAGGGCTAATTCAAATTTTCCCGTCAGTATTTTTTGTAAATAATCGGTTGTGATGTTCACGGTGGTGTATTAAGAACAGAAAAGTGGATGTCTATAAATGGTTCCGCTGTCAGGCTACCATCGTTTCGGGTTAAATCGCGGTCGAAAGGACGATTCAGGTTATTACCCGCCAAGTCCTCCAACCTACTCTCAATTCGCAATATGTAGGTTCCTGACGTCCAGCCCCCGGCGGGTGTAAAGTTAGCCTTCCTTTCTTCATCTTGCAGTTGCCATTTACCTTTAACAACGCTCCCCTTTTCGGTAAATACATGCAGCGTTTCGGTCAACATACCATGATCAAAGGGCTCACCAAAGGATACGTCAAGCGGTTTTAGCCTGTTTAACGGAGCATGTACTTTCCATTTTACAGGCTTTGGCGACAGGCTATCCCTTGCAGTTGTCACGAATACTTTTGTTGTAGATTTCCTTAAAGTTGCCCCCTGTTGATCAGGCCAGGCGTCAGAAACAACAATCTGGTAGTGATTGCCCGCCTGTAAAGGAGTGCCAAGTTTTTTATTTGGCTGCAAATCGCGTTTGATTCGGCCAGGGTCCAGCCAGAGCGTAAGTATCGTACGTTCTGCATTCCAAAGTTCAGGCTGGAGATTCAAAAAGACGCCGGGCAGCGTATCAGCTTCATTTTTTACTAAGGAAACGTACTTCTGTGATTGCCCTTCCCGCATGGGTCGGGAAAAATACAGGTAGATCTTCAGTTGGTTTTCGGGTAGAGAATCCTGCAACGGATAGATGGCCAGCAATTCTGGTTTGTCATCAGCCTCAAGTGTCGGAATGCTCGTATCACCCACTCGTTTGCCGTTCAACCACACACTATACTGTAGCCCGCGCGTAAAAGGGATTAGTGGTGTGAAAATGACTTCGTCGCTTTCCTGCCGAAAGCTCCCCAGTATTGCCGTCTCTCTGTTGGCTAAACGAACCGAAAGCTGTTGACCCATAGAATTGGCCGAAATCGGGCCTAAAAGCTGACCGGGAATAGACAGGGCAACCGCTCGTTTTTCATGCCAACGAATTTTGATCCCCGTTTCCTCTGGCGATGAGCAGGCGACGGTTAGGAGGTAGACAAAAAAAATCAGGCCGTACGACGCGCACGACCTGATTTTTTCGAGCGATAGACTCTTATAGGTATCGGTCATTTGAAGTCCATAAATCTAAACTACCATCCGAGCGACGTTGTAACAAGACCATGCGGCTGTCGTCCAGTTTGTCAAGCTGAATTACGTTTGTCAGGGGCAAAGACACAAAATCCACACCAGCCGTAGCAAAGTTTTCTACTACGGGCGTCGTGAGCGAACCCTGATATGCTTCCAGATTCTTGAAGCGCACCTTGAAGACCGGGCGGCTTGAGTTCGACATGACCAGAAAGGATTCGTCTCCTTTCTTCATCGTGACCATGTCCAGCGGTTGGTTTCCACTTCCCATCTCGGCAACAGTCCGGCCTTTCACATGGCTTCCGGCTTTCAACTCATCGAGCGGGAACAATACCAATGGTGTGCAGGTATAGCTG contains:
- a CDS encoding Ig-like domain-containing protein; its protein translation is MTDTYKSLSLEKIRSCASYGLIFFVYLLTVACSSPEETGIKIRWHEKRAVALSIPGQLLGPISANSMGQQLSVRLANRETAILGSFRQESDEVIFTPLIPFTRGLQYSVWLNGKRVGDTSIPTLEADDKPELLAIYPLQDSLPENQLKIYLYFSRPMREGQSQKYVSLVKNEADTLPGVFLNLQPELWNAERTILTLWLDPGRIKRDLQPNKKLGTPLQAGNHYQIVVSDAWPDQQGATLRKSTTKVFVTTARDSLSPKPVKWKVHAPLNRLKPLDVSFGEPFDHGMLTETLHVFTEKGSVVKGKWQLQDEERKANFTPAGGWTSGTYILRIESRLEDLAGNNLNRPFDRDLTRNDGSLTAEPFIDIHFSVLNTPP
- a CDS encoding Crp/Fnr family transcriptional regulator yields the protein MNITTDYLQKILTGKFELALLDELIKYGQYKKVPMGAYLIRPGEYIRSVPFILNGSVKIMRPDKEGREALLYYLGELDTCAMSLTCCLGSKQSEITAVVEEETELIAIPVEKIDEWICRFSSWKQFVFQTYQKRFDNLLATIDEVIFHKLDERLLTYLHKKVESCQCRKLTITHEEIAQEMATSREVISRLLKQLEKEGKIQLMRNKIEML